From a region of the Armatimonadota bacterium genome:
- a CDS encoding tetratricopeptide repeat protein, producing the protein MRFHLGLFTGLTLPLLFVCAAAAPCLADASSDLKAGQDLMRAAKYDEAIVLFSSVVASGDSAFAPKGQLCIGIVLQEQKKYPESISALKLGAEKYPTAVGVRREMLYRLGEVYSLTGDTASAIAVYQSIAVQYPSDAANADYRLARTYLGMKKYTEAIDLLKRSIAAHPDAGNTLIESNSLLGQCYRESGDLKNAIALYQTLMAQYPAKADQFGCGLGECLMASGKEYESKKQYDLAIAQYNSIPAFCSALSGQANVVAGICLQSQGKYAEARTAFQKAVDTENAVSNEARLRIDEVLRAEGKYTDEIAYLEKVYVDVPDLRAQSLTRQAEVLSECLGGMNNAKDAIEKLRRVIREFADEPLAVEAQARIAAIQLYNLRDFDASEAGLRGFMAKYPDDPTLIVVAYDLAFCSQLQKNYSVAADLFTDAFKLKEVGNYRAACLYRAAYCYEKAADLENARASAVILIASYPADPLAVLVKSAFADLLGPEGNGGVK; encoded by the coding sequence ACCTGAAAGCCGGACAGGACCTGATGAGAGCGGCGAAATACGACGAGGCGATTGTCCTGTTTTCGTCGGTGGTTGCTTCGGGCGATTCGGCGTTTGCCCCCAAAGGCCAGCTCTGCATCGGCATCGTACTCCAGGAGCAGAAGAAGTACCCGGAGAGCATCTCCGCGCTCAAGCTAGGCGCCGAGAAGTATCCCACCGCCGTGGGAGTACGGCGAGAGATGCTCTACCGCCTCGGCGAGGTGTACAGCCTCACCGGCGACACGGCCAGCGCCATCGCCGTCTACCAGTCCATCGCCGTTCAGTACCCATCGGACGCAGCCAATGCAGACTATCGTCTGGCGCGGACCTACCTCGGGATGAAGAAGTACACCGAGGCGATCGACCTGCTGAAGAGGAGCATCGCCGCGCACCCGGACGCCGGGAACACCCTGATTGAGTCGAACTCGCTTCTGGGGCAGTGCTACAGGGAAAGCGGCGACCTCAAAAACGCCATTGCCCTCTATCAAACGCTGATGGCGCAGTACCCGGCGAAGGCCGATCAGTTCGGCTGCGGGCTGGGCGAGTGCCTGATGGCTTCGGGCAAGGAATATGAGTCCAAGAAGCAGTACGACCTGGCGATAGCACAGTACAACAGCATCCCGGCGTTCTGCTCCGCGCTTTCCGGGCAGGCGAATGTGGTTGCGGGAATCTGCCTCCAATCCCAAGGGAAATACGCAGAGGCCCGAACCGCATTCCAAAAGGCCGTGGACACTGAAAACGCGGTGTCCAACGAAGCGCGGCTCAGGATTGACGAGGTGCTACGTGCGGAAGGGAAGTACACCGACGAGATTGCATATCTGGAGAAAGTGTACGTAGACGTTCCGGACCTTCGGGCGCAATCGCTCACCCGCCAGGCGGAAGTATTGAGTGAGTGCCTGGGCGGCATGAACAACGCGAAGGACGCCATAGAAAAACTGAGGCGCGTCATCAGGGAGTTCGCGGACGAGCCCCTGGCCGTGGAGGCGCAGGCGCGGATCGCCGCGATACAGCTCTATAACCTGCGGGATTTCGATGCTTCCGAAGCGGGGCTGAGGGGCTTCATGGCGAAGTACCCGGACGATCCGACGCTCATCGTTGTTGCGTACGACCTCGCGTTCTGTAGCCAACTACAGAAGAACTACTCGGTGGCAGCGGATCTGTTTACCGATGCGTTCAAACTGAAAGAAGTGGGAAACTACCGCGCGGCGTGCCTATACAGGGCGGCCTATTGCTATGAGAAAGCCGCTGATCTCGAAAACGCAAGGGCCAGTGCCGTAATATTGATAGCGAGTTATCCGGCTGACCCTTTGGCGGTTCTGGTTAAGTCCGCCTTCGCCGATCTGTTAGGCCCGGAAGGGAATGGTGGCGTGAAATGA